The Micromonospora sp. M71_S20 genome has a window encoding:
- a CDS encoding SDR family oxidoreductase: protein MRVVIAGGHGKIAQLTHRELAGRGDTAVGLIRNPDHAAALRAAGAQPVVADLEHIGVDDLAAHLRGADAVLFAAGAGPGSGADRKDTVDRAGAVLLADAAQRADVRRYLLVSSVGVEGEPPAGTDEVFAAYLRAKKAAEDDLTGRDLDWTILRPGRLTDDAPTGRITLARHAPSGAVTRTDVARVLVALLYHPHSAGAILEVVAGDTPIADAVAAVDRH, encoded by the coding sequence ATGCGCGTCGTCATAGCCGGAGGACACGGCAAGATCGCCCAACTGACCCACCGCGAACTCGCCGGACGCGGCGACACCGCCGTCGGCCTGATCCGCAACCCCGACCACGCCGCCGCGCTGCGTGCCGCCGGCGCCCAGCCCGTCGTGGCCGACCTCGAACACATCGGCGTCGACGACCTCGCCGCACACCTGCGGGGCGCCGACGCCGTCCTCTTCGCCGCCGGCGCCGGCCCCGGCAGCGGCGCCGACCGCAAGGACACCGTCGACCGGGCGGGCGCCGTCCTGCTCGCCGACGCCGCGCAACGCGCCGACGTGCGCCGCTACCTGCTGGTCTCCTCGGTGGGCGTGGAAGGCGAACCACCCGCCGGCACCGACGAGGTGTTCGCGGCGTACCTGCGGGCCAAGAAGGCCGCCGAGGACGACCTCACCGGCCGCGACCTCGACTGGACGATCCTGCGACCCGGCCGGCTCACCGACGACGCGCCCACCGGGCGGATCACCCTCGCCCGACACGCCCCCTCGGGCGCCGTGACCCGCACCGACGTCGCCCGGGTGCTGGTCGCCCTGCTCTACCACCCGCACAGCGCCGGCGCGATCCTGGAAGTCGTCGCCGGCGACACCCCCATCGCCGACGCCGTCGCCGCCGTCGACCGGCACTGA
- a CDS encoding globin domain-containing protein — translation MDVAALRQSWAQFCVAGPEAAKHFYATLFVIAPEVRTMFPTNMEYQQDKLLAALGHVITHIDDERVVTSFAQRLGADHRRFRGEDRQGRPVPMAEWHYSQVGQALLLTLERFLGPRWTPALRAEWAAAYELVARLMLTGAAEAVRSSPPYWEAEVLRVQRRRSDVCVFTVRPNYLCEYLPGQSLPVQVPQLRTWRYLSPANAPRPDGTIEFHVRATGRFSTHLVRKVREGDQLLLGLPVGEALASYDRSPHLPLLLVAGGTGLAPLRAVVEALQRGPGRPTTLVVGGKTPDDLYDDRALRELAAMPPAGSWRSGEVGGWLRYVPTVESGWQWQGAIGTAGHTAARLGPWRDTEVLVCGSPEMTRETISALATAGVTPERILTESYDHSLYPPLASAAAAAPSDVIWTGAAPATPRDLSWTGAR, via the coding sequence ATGGATGTCGCGGCGTTACGCCAGAGTTGGGCCCAGTTCTGCGTGGCCGGTCCGGAGGCGGCGAAGCACTTCTACGCGACGTTGTTCGTGATCGCGCCCGAGGTCCGCACGATGTTCCCGACCAACATGGAGTATCAGCAGGACAAGTTGCTGGCGGCGTTGGGGCACGTCATCACCCACATCGACGACGAGCGGGTGGTGACGTCGTTCGCGCAGCGGTTGGGGGCTGACCACCGCCGGTTCCGGGGGGAGGACCGGCAGGGTCGGCCGGTGCCGATGGCGGAGTGGCACTACAGCCAGGTCGGGCAGGCGTTGCTGTTGACGTTGGAGCGGTTCCTCGGGCCACGGTGGACGCCGGCGCTGCGCGCGGAGTGGGCCGCGGCGTACGAGTTGGTGGCGCGGTTGATGCTGACCGGGGCGGCGGAGGCGGTGCGGTCGTCGCCGCCGTACTGGGAGGCGGAGGTGCTGAGGGTGCAGCGGCGGCGGTCCGACGTGTGTGTGTTCACGGTCCGCCCGAACTATCTGTGCGAGTACCTGCCGGGGCAGTCGTTGCCGGTGCAGGTGCCGCAGTTGCGGACGTGGCGCTATCTGTCACCGGCGAACGCGCCACGCCCGGACGGGACGATCGAGTTCCACGTCCGCGCCACGGGTCGGTTCTCCACCCATCTGGTGCGCAAGGTGCGCGAGGGCGACCAGTTGCTGTTGGGGTTGCCGGTGGGTGAGGCGTTGGCGTCGTACGACCGGTCACCGCATCTGCCGCTGCTGCTGGTGGCCGGGGGCACCGGGCTGGCGCCGTTGCGGGCGGTGGTGGAGGCGTTGCAGCGGGGACCGGGACGTCCGACGACTCTGGTGGTGGGCGGCAAGACGCCCGACGACCTGTATGACGACCGGGCGTTGCGGGAGTTGGCGGCGATGCCGCCGGCGGGGTCGTGGCGTTCCGGTGAGGTCGGTGGGTGGCTCCGATACGTGCCGACGGTCGAGAGCGGCTGGCAGTGGCAGGGTGCGATCGGTACGGCCGGTCACACGGCGGCGCGGTTGGGTCCGTGGCGGGACACCGAGGTGCTGGTGTGCGGCAGCCCGGAGATGACCCGGGAGACGATCAGCGCCCTGGCCACGGCGGGGGTGACGCCAGAGCGGATCCTGACCGAAAGTTACGATCACTCCCTCTACCCACCTCTGGCGAGCGCGGCTGCCGCCGCGCCGTCCGATGTGATCTGGACCGGTGCGGCTCCCGCCACACCGCGCGACTTGAGTTGGACAGGTGCGCGATGA
- a CDS encoding dihydrofolate reductase family protein, with translation MQISVHTFVSLDGVMQGPGGAEEDTSNGFTRGGWLVPHSGDGQLDVVDGWFRQADAFLLGRRTFEMMRGYWPQVTDPDNLVATALNTGSKYVVSNTLSDADAAWGKTTVLRGGDIVARVRRLREQPGGELQVHGSWQLARALHDAGLVDTYRLLQFPVVVGEGKRLFADGAAPASYRITDSTVAGGGAGAVALTLRRTGFGATAAGEFVVRDGKEAVA, from the coding sequence ATGCAGATCAGCGTCCACACCTTCGTCAGCCTCGACGGCGTCATGCAGGGCCCGGGTGGGGCCGAGGAGGACACCAGCAACGGCTTCACGCGCGGGGGCTGGCTCGTGCCGCACAGCGGCGACGGTCAGCTCGACGTCGTGGACGGGTGGTTCCGGCAGGCCGACGCCTTCCTGCTGGGACGCCGCACCTTCGAGATGATGCGCGGCTACTGGCCGCAGGTCACCGACCCCGACAACCTGGTGGCCACCGCCCTCAACACGGGGTCGAAGTACGTCGTCAGCAACACCCTCTCCGACGCCGACGCGGCCTGGGGGAAGACCACCGTGCTGCGCGGCGGCGACATCGTCGCGCGGGTGCGGCGGCTCAGGGAGCAGCCGGGCGGCGAACTCCAGGTGCACGGCAGCTGGCAGCTGGCGCGCGCCCTGCACGACGCGGGGCTCGTCGACACCTACCGGCTGCTGCAGTTCCCCGTCGTCGTCGGCGAGGGCAAGCGACTGTTCGCCGACGGCGCGGCCCCGGCGTCCTACCGGATCACCGACTCGACGGTGGCCGGCGGCGGTGCGGGGGCCGTCGCGCTCACCCTGCGCCGGACCGGTTTCGGGGCCACCGCCGCCGGCGAGTTCGTGGTGCGCGACGGCAAGGAGGCCGTGGCGTAG
- the pip gene encoding prolyl aminopeptidase, whose amino-acid sequence MAERYPLVEPYAHGMLDVGDGQRVYWETCGNPDGKPAVVLHGGPGSGCSPGWRTLFDPARYRVTLFDQRGCERSTPHAADPGVDLSTNTTEHLIADIELLREHLGVRRWLVLGASWGSCLALAYAQRHPERVSELVLFSVTAGTRREIEWITRDMGRVFPAEWARFRDGVPPAERDGDLADAYARLLADADPAVRARAARQWCAWEDTHVGTVPGHRPDPRYDDPVFRMAFARLVTHYWRHGCFLPEGQLLREAGRLAGIPGVLLHGRLDISSPPDVPWQLAQAWPDARLELLEDAGHGAGNGMAQRVVAALDDFAARR is encoded by the coding sequence ATGGCCGAGCGATATCCCCTGGTCGAGCCGTACGCGCACGGGATGCTCGACGTGGGTGACGGTCAACGCGTGTACTGGGAGACCTGCGGCAACCCTGACGGCAAGCCCGCCGTGGTGCTGCACGGCGGGCCCGGCTCCGGCTGCTCGCCCGGCTGGCGGACGCTGTTCGACCCGGCCCGCTACCGGGTGACGCTGTTCGACCAGCGCGGCTGCGAACGCAGCACCCCGCACGCCGCCGACCCGGGCGTGGACCTGTCCACCAACACCACCGAGCACCTGATCGCCGACATCGAACTGCTGCGCGAACACCTCGGCGTGCGCCGCTGGCTGGTGCTCGGCGCCTCCTGGGGCTCCTGCCTCGCCCTGGCGTACGCGCAGCGGCACCCGGAGCGGGTCAGTGAGCTGGTGCTGTTCAGCGTGACCGCCGGCACCCGGCGGGAGATCGAGTGGATCACCCGGGACATGGGGCGGGTCTTCCCGGCCGAGTGGGCGCGTTTCCGCGACGGGGTGCCGCCGGCCGAGCGCGACGGCGACCTGGCCGACGCGTACGCCCGGCTGCTGGCCGACGCGGACCCGGCGGTGCGCGCGCGGGCGGCGCGGCAGTGGTGCGCGTGGGAGGACACCCACGTCGGCACCGTCCCCGGGCACCGGCCCGACCCCCGCTACGACGACCCGGTGTTCCGGATGGCGTTCGCCCGGCTGGTCACCCACTACTGGCGGCACGGGTGCTTCCTGCCCGAGGGGCAGCTGCTGCGCGAGGCGGGGCGGCTGGCCGGCATTCCCGGCGTGCTGCTGCACGGCAGGCTCGACATCAGCAGTCCGCCGGACGTGCCGTGGCAGCTGGCGCAGGCCTGGCCCGACGCCCGGCTGGAGCTGCTGGAGGACGCCGGGCACGGGGCGGGCAACGGCATGGCGCAGCGGGTCGTGGCGGCGTTGGACGACTTCGCCGCGCGCCGCTGA
- the gcvP gene encoding aminomethyl-transferring glycine dehydrogenase, protein MTVEQFAARHIGPDPDDERRMLEAVGYGSIDELMDAAIPEVIRWHGTLDLPEPASEHDALAELRALAARNTVVASMIGLGYHGTHTPAVIRRNVLEDPAWYTAYTPYQPEISQGRLEALLNFQTMVTDLTGLATANASMLDEGTAAAEAMTLARRASKSRSPVYVVDADTLPQTIAVITSRAEPLGIDVRIVDTGRDELPAEFFGLHLQYPGASGAVRDQAGLVEAAHAVGALVTVAADLLALTLLRAPGEIGADIAAGTTQRFGVPMGFGGPHAGYLAVRAGLERMLPGRLVGVSRDADGNPAYRLALQTREQHIRREKATSNICTAQVLLAVMAGMYAVYHGPDGLREIARRTHDMAARLAAALRGVDAVEVVHETFFDTVLVRVPGGAEAVVADAAARGVNLRLVDADHVGVSCDETTTLAHLRKVCDAFGATVVGRPVALADAPAEGALPAGLARTSDFLTHAVFRSHHSETAMLRYLRRLSDFDYALDRGMIPLGSCTMKLNATTEMEPVSWPEFAHIHPLAPDAQTAGYREMISQLEGWLAEVTGYDAVSVQPNAGSQGELAGLLAIRAYHRQRGEAHRDVCLIPSSAHGTNAASAVMAGMRVVVVGCDDGGNIDLVDLDAKIDKHRDALAAIMVTYPSTHGVYETGIASLCAKVHDAGGQVYVDGANLNALVGFAKPGKFGADVSHLNLHKTFCIPHGGGGPGVGPVAVRAHLAPFLPGDPLGVHVDGRPAISAARHGSAGILPIPWAYLRMMGAAGLVRATGVAVLAANYVAARLRGHFPVLYAGNKGLVAHECILDLRPLTKATGVSVDDVAKRLIDYGFHAPTMSFPVAGTLMVEPTESEDLAELDRFCDAMIAIRAEIDRVASGEWPAGDNPLANAPHTAAMVSADEWPHPYPRSVGAYPAGVQRAGKYWPPVRRIDGAYGDRNLVCSCPAPEAFES, encoded by the coding sequence ATGACCGTAGAGCAGTTCGCCGCCCGCCACATCGGCCCCGATCCGGACGACGAGCGCCGGATGTTGGAGGCCGTCGGCTACGGCTCGATCGACGAGCTGATGGACGCGGCGATTCCCGAGGTGATCCGTTGGCACGGCACCCTGGACCTGCCGGAGCCGGCCAGCGAGCACGACGCCCTCGCCGAGCTGCGGGCCCTGGCGGCCCGCAACACGGTCGTGGCGTCGATGATCGGTCTGGGCTACCACGGCACGCACACCCCGGCGGTGATCCGCCGCAACGTGCTGGAGGACCCGGCCTGGTACACCGCGTACACGCCGTACCAGCCGGAGATCAGCCAGGGGCGGCTGGAGGCGCTGCTGAACTTCCAGACCATGGTCACCGACCTGACCGGGCTGGCCACGGCGAACGCGTCGATGCTCGACGAGGGCACCGCCGCGGCCGAGGCGATGACGCTCGCGCGCCGCGCGTCGAAGAGCAGGAGCCCGGTGTACGTGGTCGACGCCGACACCCTGCCGCAGACCATCGCGGTCATCACCAGCCGGGCCGAGCCTCTCGGCATCGACGTGCGGATCGTCGACACCGGGCGCGACGAGTTGCCGGCGGAGTTCTTCGGGCTGCACCTGCAGTACCCGGGGGCGTCCGGGGCGGTGCGTGACCAGGCGGGTCTGGTCGAGGCCGCGCACGCCGTCGGGGCGTTGGTCACCGTGGCGGCGGACCTGCTGGCCCTGACGCTGCTGCGTGCGCCGGGGGAGATCGGCGCCGACATCGCCGCCGGCACCACCCAACGTTTCGGCGTACCGATGGGCTTCGGTGGGCCGCACGCCGGCTACCTGGCGGTACGGGCGGGGCTGGAGCGGATGCTTCCCGGCCGGCTGGTGGGGGTGTCGCGCGACGCGGACGGCAACCCGGCGTACCGGTTGGCGTTGCAGACCCGGGAGCAGCACATCCGGCGGGAGAAGGCGACCAGCAACATCTGCACCGCGCAGGTGCTGCTGGCGGTGATGGCCGGCATGTACGCCGTCTACCACGGCCCGGACGGGCTGCGGGAGATCGCCCGCCGTACCCACGACATGGCGGCCCGGCTGGCGGCGGCGCTGCGGGGCGTGGACGCCGTCGAGGTGGTGCACGAGACGTTCTTCGACACCGTCCTGGTGCGGGTGCCCGGCGGCGCCGAGGCGGTCGTCGCCGACGCCGCCGCCCGGGGCGTGAACCTGCGGCTGGTCGACGCCGACCACGTGGGGGTGTCCTGCGACGAGACGACCACCCTCGCGCACCTGCGGAAGGTGTGCGACGCGTTCGGGGCCACCGTCGTCGGTCGGCCGGTGGCCCTCGCGGACGCGCCGGCCGAGGGCGCGTTGCCGGCGGGGCTGGCCCGCACGTCGGACTTCCTCACCCACGCGGTGTTCCGCAGTCACCACTCGGAGACGGCGATGCTGCGCTACCTGCGGCGGCTGTCGGATTTCGACTACGCCCTGGACCGGGGCATGATCCCGCTCGGGTCGTGCACGATGAAGCTCAACGCCACCACCGAGATGGAGCCGGTGAGCTGGCCGGAGTTCGCCCACATCCACCCGTTGGCGCCGGACGCGCAGACCGCCGGCTACCGGGAGATGATCTCCCAGCTGGAGGGGTGGCTGGCGGAGGTCACCGGCTACGACGCGGTCAGCGTGCAGCCCAACGCCGGTTCGCAGGGTGAGCTGGCGGGTCTGCTGGCGATCCGGGCGTACCACCGGCAGCGGGGCGAGGCGCACCGGGACGTGTGCCTGATCCCGTCGTCGGCGCACGGCACCAACGCCGCCAGCGCGGTGATGGCCGGCATGCGGGTCGTCGTGGTGGGCTGCGACGACGGGGGCAACATCGATCTGGTGGACCTCGACGCGAAGATCGACAAGCATCGGGACGCCCTTGCGGCGATCATGGTGACGTATCCGTCGACGCACGGGGTGTACGAGACGGGCATCGCGTCGCTGTGCGCGAAGGTCCACGACGCCGGCGGTCAGGTGTACGTCGACGGGGCGAACCTCAACGCGCTGGTCGGGTTCGCCAAGCCGGGGAAGTTCGGGGCGGACGTGTCGCACCTGAACCTGCACAAGACGTTCTGCATCCCGCACGGCGGCGGCGGTCCCGGGGTGGGTCCGGTGGCGGTGCGGGCGCACCTGGCGCCGTTCCTGCCGGGTGACCCGCTGGGCGTGCACGTCGACGGCCGCCCGGCGATCTCGGCGGCCCGTCACGGGTCGGCGGGGATCCTGCCGATCCCGTGGGCGTACCTGCGGATGATGGGCGCGGCGGGGCTGGTGCGGGCCACCGGCGTGGCGGTGCTGGCGGCGAACTACGTGGCGGCGCGGCTGCGCGGGCACTTCCCGGTGCTGTACGCGGGCAACAAGGGCCTGGTGGCGCACGAGTGCATCCTGGATCTGCGGCCGCTGACGAAGGCGACCGGGGTGAGCGTGGACGACGTGGCGAAGCGGCTGATCGACTACGGGTTCCACGCGCCCACGATGTCGTTCCCGGTGGCGGGGACGCTGATGGTGGAGCCCACCGAGAGTGAGGACCTGGCCGAGCTGGACCGGTTCTGCGACGCGATGATCGCCATCCGGGCGGAGATCGACAGGGTGGCCTCGGGGGAGTGGCCGGCCGGCGACAACCCTCTCGCCAACGCCCCGCACACCGCGGCGATGGTGTCCGCGGACGAGTGGCCGCACCCGTACCCGCGGTCGGTGGGCGCGTACCCGGCCGGGGTGCAGCGGGCCGGGAAGTACTGGCCGCCGGTGCGGCGCATCGACGGCGCGTACGGCGACCGGAACCTGGTGTGTTCCTGCCCGGCGCCGGAGGCGTTCGAGAGCTGA
- a CDS encoding helix-turn-helix domain-containing protein — protein sequence MSDAPEREALGTLLRHVLDVLDGDVAAVYAERDLADYRPRFSPPLRVLLADGPLPIRDLARRVGVTHSAASQTVAQMARASLVELTPGADARQRIVRLSGRARELQPLIEAEWAATTAAIRELDAELAVPLADLLHEVLAALRRRPLRQRIADAGLPPP from the coding sequence GTGAGTGACGCGCCGGAACGTGAGGCCCTGGGGACGCTGCTACGGCACGTCCTCGACGTGCTCGACGGCGACGTCGCCGCGGTCTACGCCGAACGGGACCTGGCCGACTACCGGCCCCGGTTCTCACCGCCGCTGCGGGTGCTGCTCGCCGACGGTCCGCTGCCCATCCGCGACCTGGCCCGCCGGGTCGGGGTCACCCACTCGGCGGCCAGCCAGACCGTCGCGCAGATGGCCCGTGCCAGCCTGGTCGAGCTGACCCCCGGGGCGGACGCCCGGCAGCGCATCGTGCGCCTGAGCGGCCGCGCCCGTGAGCTGCAACCGCTGATCGAGGCGGAGTGGGCGGCGACGACCGCCGCGATCCGCGAGCTGGACGCGGAGCTGGCGGTGCCGCTGGCCGACCTGCTGCACGAGGTGCTCGCCGCGCTGCGCCGGCGGCCGTTGCGTCAACGCATCGCCGACGCGGGCCTGCCGCCGCCCTGA
- a CDS encoding DUF5999 family protein, with protein sequence MCQHQPTCPSAEATDREAARVLACFPEQGWSLLCNGVIVFEDTGELLPDGSSIAPHRGPARHALVA encoded by the coding sequence ATGTGCCAGCACCAACCCACCTGCCCCTCCGCCGAAGCGACCGACCGGGAAGCCGCCCGAGTCCTCGCCTGCTTCCCTGAGCAGGGCTGGAGCCTGCTCTGCAACGGTGTCATCGTCTTCGAGGACACCGGCGAACTCCTCCCCGACGGCAGCAGCATCGCCCCGCACCGCGGCCCGGCCCGACACGCCCTCGTCGCCTGA
- a CDS encoding L-lactate permease, which yields MYQQPLQPVGGSLALSAACAALPLLTLFVLLGVVRTRAWVAAFGALSVAVVLAWGLWRMPLPQTLLAAAQGATFALFPLAWTFGTAIWIHRLTVHTGHFDTLRQGFARVSDDRRVQAMVIAFCFGSLLEALAGQGTPVAVTTVMLLALGFTPLRAAAVALVGNTVPAAFGPLGLPITTLAGVTGLPATELGMMAGRQVPVVAVVVPLVVLAAADGRRGVRELWRPALACGGAFAVAQFATANWLSAALADITAAFAGMGVLLLVVRRDVVRRTAAVPVGGGPPEPDAPAPAGSRWRAYAPYLTIVVVFAISQVPVVKRLLDAGTLAVSWPGLHVVTASGDPSPLTTFRFAWLAAPGSLLLVAGLITVALLRVAPREAVGLYGRTLFELRWAVLTVVGLLALSFTMNAAGQVATLGVWMAGAGGLFAVLAPVLGWLGVALTGSDTSSNSLFGALQVAAAQRAGLDPVLLAAANASGGTLGKMISLQNLTIAAAAVGLTGREGDLFRRMFGPSVLLLALMCVLVGLQATPVLSWMVP from the coding sequence ATGTACCAGCAACCCCTGCAACCCGTCGGCGGGTCGCTCGCGCTCAGCGCCGCCTGCGCCGCGCTGCCGCTGCTGACCCTGTTCGTGCTGCTCGGAGTGGTGCGTACGCGGGCCTGGGTGGCGGCGTTCGGCGCGTTGTCCGTGGCGGTCGTACTGGCCTGGGGGCTGTGGCGGATGCCGCTGCCGCAGACGCTGCTGGCCGCCGCCCAGGGCGCCACCTTCGCCCTCTTCCCGCTCGCCTGGACGTTCGGTACGGCGATCTGGATCCACCGCCTGACCGTGCACACGGGGCACTTCGACACGCTGCGGCAGGGTTTCGCCCGGGTCAGCGACGACCGCCGCGTGCAGGCCATGGTGATCGCGTTCTGCTTCGGCTCGCTGCTCGAGGCCCTGGCCGGGCAGGGCACGCCGGTCGCCGTCACCACGGTCATGCTGCTGGCCCTCGGCTTCACCCCGCTGCGCGCGGCCGCCGTGGCGTTGGTCGGCAACACGGTGCCGGCGGCCTTCGGACCGCTCGGCCTGCCGATCACCACGCTGGCCGGCGTGACCGGGCTGCCCGCCACGGAACTGGGCATGATGGCCGGCCGGCAGGTGCCGGTGGTCGCGGTCGTCGTCCCGCTGGTCGTGCTCGCCGCCGCCGACGGCCGGCGCGGCGTACGCGAACTGTGGCGTCCGGCGCTGGCGTGCGGCGGCGCGTTCGCGGTGGCCCAGTTCGCCACGGCGAACTGGCTGTCGGCCGCCCTGGCCGACATCACCGCCGCGTTCGCGGGGATGGGCGTCCTGCTGCTCGTCGTCCGCCGCGACGTGGTGCGCCGCACGGCTGCCGTGCCGGTCGGCGGGGGGCCGCCGGAGCCCGACGCGCCGGCGCCGGCGGGGTCGCGGTGGCGGGCGTACGCGCCGTACCTGACGATCGTGGTGGTGTTCGCCATCTCCCAGGTGCCGGTCGTCAAGCGGCTGCTCGACGCCGGCACGCTCGCGGTCTCCTGGCCCGGACTGCACGTCGTCACCGCGTCCGGTGACCCGTCGCCCCTGACGACGTTCCGGTTCGCCTGGCTCGCCGCGCCCGGGTCGTTGCTGCTGGTGGCCGGCCTGATCACGGTGGCGCTGCTGCGGGTGGCGCCGCGCGAGGCCGTCGGGCTCTACGGGCGCACCCTGTTCGAGTTGCGGTGGGCCGTGCTGACGGTGGTCGGGCTGCTGGCGCTGTCGTTCACCATGAACGCCGCCGGGCAGGTCGCCACGCTGGGCGTCTGGATGGCCGGCGCGGGCGGCCTCTTCGCCGTGCTGGCGCCGGTCCTCGGCTGGCTCGGTGTCGCTCTGACCGGCTCGGACACGTCGTCCAACTCCCTGTTCGGCGCGCTCCAGGTGGCTGCGGCGCAGCGGGCCGGCCTCGATCCGGTCCTGTTGGCCGCGGCCAACGCCTCCGGCGGCACGCTCGGCAAGATGATCAGCCTGCAGAACCTCACGATCGCGGCCGCGGCGGTCGGACTCACCGGCCGGGAGGGCGACCTGTTCCGGCGGATGTTCGGTCCGAGCGTGCTGCTGCTCGCCCTGATGTGTGTGCTGGTCGGGTTGCAGGCGACGCCCGTGCTGTCCTGGATGGTGCCGTAG
- a CDS encoding chorismate-binding protein has product MRDDGPDGVETLPGLGVDTPGAPARCRRTLVERARWQWRPADGGDPAVRAEEFLAAHGLPLHELARPAGRHDPAGVCGAALYVSAAAGAALVGAPTGAANPVPALPEVAVVVYGHAPAAPRPTAAPDTHWWRGDWAESWTPRQHADAVTAVRAAIGRGDVYQVNLVGHAAARYTGDPLPALRRLATLPGARYGGTLAGAGWAIGCASPETLVELADGRLITRPIKGTRPATAAGRAELLASAKERAEHVMIVDLERNDLARVARTGSVRVDELFAVRRWCDLWQAESTVSAAVADGLGLADLLRAVCPGGSVTGAPKRAALDHVAALEPVGRGASMGALGWVAPGRIDLGLTIRTAAVDAERVHVWAGGGITWGSDPDAEVAEAAAKAAPVRAALAGG; this is encoded by the coding sequence ATGAGGGATGATGGGCCGGACGGCGTGGAAACGCTCCCAGGGCTAGGGGTCGATACACCGGGGGCGCCGGCCCGCTGCCGCCGTACGCTCGTCGAGCGGGCCCGGTGGCAGTGGCGGCCCGCCGACGGCGGGGACCCGGCGGTGCGGGCCGAGGAGTTCCTCGCCGCGCATGGCCTGCCGCTGCACGAGCTGGCCCGCCCCGCCGGGCGCCACGACCCGGCCGGGGTGTGCGGGGCCGCCCTCTACGTCTCCGCCGCCGCCGGCGCGGCCCTCGTCGGCGCGCCCACCGGCGCGGCCAACCCCGTCCCCGCGCTGCCGGAGGTAGCCGTGGTCGTCTACGGCCACGCACCGGCCGCACCGCGACCCACCGCGGCACCCGACACGCACTGGTGGCGCGGCGACTGGGCCGAGAGCTGGACGCCCCGCCAGCACGCCGACGCCGTGACGGCGGTCCGCGCGGCGATCGGCCGCGGCGACGTCTACCAGGTCAACCTCGTCGGCCACGCCGCCGCCCGCTACACCGGCGACCCGCTGCCGGCCCTGCGCCGGCTCGCCACGCTGCCCGGCGCCCGCTACGGCGGCACCCTCGCCGGGGCGGGCTGGGCGATCGGCTGCGCCAGCCCCGAGACCCTGGTGGAGCTGGCCGACGGCCGGTTGATCACCAGGCCGATCAAGGGCACGCGGCCGGCCACCGCCGCCGGCCGCGCCGAGTTGCTCGCCTCGGCCAAGGAACGCGCCGAGCACGTGATGATCGTCGACCTGGAACGCAACGACCTGGCCCGCGTCGCCCGCACCGGCAGCGTGCGCGTCGACGAGCTGTTCGCCGTACGCCGGTGGTGCGACCTGTGGCAGGCGGAGTCCACGGTGTCCGCGGCGGTCGCCGACGGGCTCGGCCTGGCGGACCTGCTGCGCGCGGTCTGCCCCGGCGGCTCGGTCACCGGCGCACCGAAGCGCGCCGCCCTGGACCACGTCGCCGCGCTGGAGCCGGTCGGCCGGGGTGCCAGCATGGGCGCGCTCGGCTGGGTCGCCCCGGGCCGCATCGACCTGGGCCTGACCATCCGCACCGCCGCCGTGGACGCCGAGCGGGTGCACGTGTGGGCCGGTGGGGGCATCACGTGGGGCAGCGATCCCGACGCCGAGGTCGCCGAGGCCGCCGCGAAGGCCGCCCCGGTGCGCGCCGCGCTCGCCGGCGGCTGA
- a CDS encoding NAD-dependent protein deacetylase, with protein sequence MTETIDALAGLVAGGGVVVLSGAGLSTESGIPDYRGPSGAARRHTPMTYQAFTRDAQARRRYWARSHLGWRTIARAAPNEGHRAVARLQRGGLIEGIITQNVDGLHTAAGSPQVVELHGRLDEVVCLDCGNQTSREELDRRLREANPDFDARVAAVNPDGDVDLADDEAAGFRTVDCTFCRGGMLKPDVVFFGETVPAARVARCFALVARARLLLVLGSSLTVMSGRRFVVRAAKLGVPVVIVNQGPTRGDGYAALTVDAPLGRLLPALADRTAGAAVPVGLTGVGR encoded by the coding sequence GTGACGGAGACGATCGACGCGCTGGCCGGCCTGGTGGCCGGCGGTGGTGTCGTGGTGTTGAGCGGGGCGGGGCTGTCCACCGAGTCGGGCATCCCGGACTACCGGGGGCCCAGTGGCGCGGCGCGGCGGCACACCCCGATGACGTACCAGGCGTTCACGCGCGACGCGCAGGCGCGGCGGCGCTACTGGGCGCGCAGCCACCTGGGGTGGCGCACGATCGCGCGGGCGGCCCCGAACGAGGGGCACCGGGCGGTGGCGCGGCTGCAACGCGGCGGGCTCATCGAGGGGATCATCACGCAGAACGTGGACGGGCTGCACACCGCTGCGGGCAGCCCGCAGGTGGTGGAGCTGCACGGCCGCCTCGACGAGGTGGTGTGCCTGGACTGCGGCAACCAGACCTCGCGGGAGGAGTTGGACCGGCGGCTGCGGGAGGCGAACCCGGACTTCGACGCGCGGGTCGCGGCGGTCAACCCGGACGGTGACGTGGATCTCGCCGACGACGAGGCAGCCGGCTTCCGTACGGTGGACTGCACGTTCTGCCGTGGCGGCATGCTGAAGCCGGACGTGGTGTTCTTCGGGGAGACGGTGCCGGCGGCCCGGGTGGCCCGCTGTTTCGCGCTGGTGGCGCGGGCGCGGCTGCTGCTGGTGCTGGGCTCGTCGTTGACGGTGATGTCGGGTCGCCGGTTCGTGGTGCGCGCGGCGAAGCTGGGCGTTCCGGTGGTGATCGTCAACCAGGGGCCGACGCGGGGCGACGGGTATGCGGCGTTGACCGTCGACGCGCCGCTGGGCCGGCTGCTGCCGGCGCTGGCCGACCGGACGGCCGGCGCTGCGGTGCCGGTGGGGCTGACGGGCGTCGGCCGGTAG